The Candidatus Thiothrix anitrata genome includes the window ATCACATCCACCATACCGAGGTACTTTTGCCCCATTAACTGATACGGCTTCAGGTTAAGGAAAGTCCAATTGAGCATTTCGCCGGGAATATTACCAATGGTATCAACCAGTTGGTCGATGTCAACGTTTTGCACCCAGTGGCTCAACATATTGTCTGGGGTGTGGTAATCCACCGGAGTGACCATCGTGACGAGGTTCTTAACTTTTTCAGGATGCATGGAGCTGTAGCACAAACTGAACGCACCACCTTGACAAATACCCAGCAGGTTAATCGCATCAACCTGATGACGCGCTCGAATTTCGTCCACGCAATTATCCAGATAACCATTGAGGTAATCATCTATTGTCAGGTAGCGGTCAGAAGCATCAGGGTAGCCCCAGTCAATCAGATAAACATCCTGACCAGCATCCAGCAAGCCCTTGATCGTTGAGCGATTTTCCTGAATATCCGTCATATACGGGCGATTGACCAGCGCGTACACAATCAGCATAGGAACCTTATTGGTGGGTTCCGCATTGCCGGTATAATGCAGCAATTTCAGCTTATCTTCGGTGTAAATCACCTCAAACGGGGTAACACCTGAAGAAATCTCGCCGACTTCCATCAGATTCGTCATACCCTGCGCAAGTTTTTCGTTGAAGGTTTTCACTTCGTTCAGAATTTGATCTGGACGCATTTGAAACGGCATGTTCGTTCTCCTTGATTATCCAGTACTGATTACGCTTTTTTACTACTAGCGCGTGGGGTTTTCGCTTTCGCTTTTGGTTTGGCGGCTGGCTCAAAGACAGTAGCCGTTTCAACAGCAGAAACCGCCACTGACTCGGCAACTGGGGCAACCGCTGGAGCAGAGGCCTGTGCCGCAGCCAAAGCTTCAACTTTACGTGATAATTCTTGCAACTGTTTGCGTAATGCACGATTTTCGCGGCGCACCTCTTGTTGCTTTTGGAAAGCCACATTCATTTCTGCACGAGTTGGCAAATTGGCAGAAACGTATAAGCTATCCAACTGTCCATTGATGCCTTGCTTCAATTCCATCAGAGCATTCACCAAATCACCGTATACCACCTGATACTCATCAGTCATGGCAAATTTGGCATAAACCTCCTCATTAACATCCACCCACAGATCATAA containing:
- a CDS encoding class III poly(R)-hydroxyalkanoic acid synthase subunit PhaC — its product is MPFQMRPDQILNEVKTFNEKLAQGMTNLMEVGEISSGVTPFEVIYTEDKLKLLHYTGNAEPTNKVPMLIVYALVNRPYMTDIQENRSTIKGLLDAGQDVYLIDWGYPDASDRYLTIDDYLNGYLDNCVDEIRARHQVDAINLLGICQGGAFSLCYSSMHPEKVKNLVTMVTPVDYHTPDNMLSHWVQNVDIDQLVDTIGNIPGEMLNWTFLNLKPYQLMGQKYLGMVDVMGDSQTLKNFMRMEKWIFDSPDQAGETFRQFIKDFFQQNKLLKGEVQIGDYTVDLKNVTMPVLNVFAEQDHLVPPDASRALKGAVGSSDYTELSFKGGHIGIYVSGKAQKTIPPAIGEWLTTRS